Proteins encoded within one genomic window of Neoarius graeffei isolate fNeoGra1 chromosome 18, fNeoGra1.pri, whole genome shotgun sequence:
- the LOC132866629 gene encoding putative nuclease HARBI1 produces MRRPVDLLTRVACTLYYLCDEGRLRKTANAFGLSRSTVSVIIRQVCKAICTTLGHEYIATPKTEPEVQQLVDNFYSSHGMPQCLGAIDCTHIEVKRPSTDSTGFVNRKGKHSLNVQALCDYNYCFMDVLVKWPGSVHDARIFMNSVLCSELRDGTIPPCPKELVEGEDAVPAFILGDPAYPLLPFLMKEYPNGGATPQEQYYGLTLCKAHMVIECAFGRLKARFAALRRPMDINLDDLYYVIYACFVMHNYCELQKEPLPESSVTAATQYDQEFQPPAAVDKTHEAEGRRVRRVVTMFLDHDRLG; encoded by the coding sequence ATGAGACGGCCCGTCGACCTTCTCACCAGGGTTGCATGCACCTTGTACTACTTGTGCGATGAGGGGCGACTTCGTAAAACTGCCAATGCTTTTGGACTTTCCCGGTCAACTGTCTCTGTCATCATTCGTCAAGTGTGTAAGGCAATATGCACCACCTTGGGTCATGAGTACATCGCCACACCAAAGACGGAACCTGAGGTACAACAGCTCGTAGACAACTTCTACAGCAGTCACGGTATGCCACAATGCCTGGGGGCAATCGATTGCACGCACATCGAAGTGAAACGACCCAGTACTGATTCCACAGGGTTTGTAAACAGAAAGGGGAAACATTCTCTGAACGTACAAGCACTATGCGACTACAACTACTGTTTTATGGACGTCTTGGTGAAATGGCCGGGCAGTGTCCACGACGCACGCATCTTCATGAACTctgtgttgtgcagtgaactgagagaTGGGACAATACCACCCTGCCCAAAAGAGTTGGTGGAGGGCGAGGATGCAGTTCCTGCATTCATCCTTGGTGATCCAGCTTATCCCCTGCTGCCTTTCCTAATGAAGGAATACCCCAATGGCGGAGCCACTCCTCAAGAACAGTATTATGGACTAACGCTGTGCAAGGCACATATGGTGATAGAATGTGCGTTTGGGCGCCTGAAGGCACGGTTTGCAGCTCTGAGGAGGCCTATGGATATAAACCTGGATGACCTTTACTATGTGATATATGCTTGCTTTGTAATGCATAACTATTGTGAACTGCAGAAGGAACCTCTGCCAGAGAGTAGTGTGACTGCTGCTACGCAATATGACCAAGAGTTTCAGCCACCAGCTGCAGTGGACAAAACACACGAAGCTGAAGGAAGGCGTGTGAGGCGTGTTGTCACGATGTTTTTGGATCATGATAGGCTTGGTTAG